From Pontibacter actiniarum, a single genomic window includes:
- a CDS encoding argininosuccinate synthase, which yields MKKVVLAFSGGLDTSYCAIYLAQELGLEVYSAIVDTGGFSEEELKEIERRAYAMGVKQHTHLNETQHFYNSCIRYLVFGNILKNNTYPLSVSAERVTQAIAIANHAKSVGADFVAHGSTGAGNDQVRFDMIFQALIPEVEIITPIRDKKLSREEEITYLKEHGVEMDFQKAQYSINKGIWGTSVGGKETLTSHLPLPDEAYPTQLSKHEPERVTLHFEKGELVSVNDQKFGTPVQAIQHLQELAAPFAIGRDIHVGDTIIGIKGRVGFEAAAPMVIIKAHHTLEKHVLTKWQLYWKDQLSAWYGNWLHEGQLLDPTMRNIEAFLESTQQNVTGKVFVLLAPYRFQVEGIESKHDLMSDKFGSYGEMNRAWTSDDVKGFAKIFGNQTKLYNSVNSTPEWAE from the coding sequence ATGAAGAAAGTAGTTTTAGCCTTTAGCGGCGGCCTCGACACCTCTTACTGCGCCATTTACCTGGCACAGGAGCTTGGCCTGGAAGTATACTCAGCCATTGTAGACACAGGCGGTTTCTCGGAAGAGGAGCTGAAAGAAATAGAGCGCAGGGCCTATGCTATGGGCGTAAAACAGCACACCCACCTAAACGAAACGCAGCATTTCTACAACAGCTGTATCCGCTACCTGGTGTTCGGCAACATCCTGAAAAACAACACTTACCCGCTAAGTGTAAGCGCAGAGCGCGTAACGCAGGCCATTGCCATCGCCAACCATGCTAAAAGTGTAGGAGCCGATTTCGTGGCGCACGGCAGCACCGGGGCCGGCAACGACCAGGTTCGTTTCGACATGATATTCCAGGCCCTGATCCCGGAGGTGGAGATTATCACGCCAATCCGCGACAAAAAGCTTTCGCGCGAGGAGGAAATCACCTACCTGAAGGAGCACGGCGTGGAGATGGACTTCCAGAAAGCCCAGTACTCCATTAACAAAGGCATCTGGGGCACATCGGTAGGGGGCAAGGAGACCTTAACCTCACACCTGCCACTGCCGGATGAGGCTTACCCGACCCAGCTGAGCAAGCATGAGCCCGAGCGTGTGACACTGCACTTTGAGAAAGGCGAACTGGTAAGCGTAAACGACCAGAAGTTCGGCACGCCGGTACAGGCGATACAGCACCTGCAGGAGCTGGCCGCGCCCTTTGCCATTGGCCGCGACATCCACGTGGGCGACACCATTATTGGCATTAAAGGCCGAGTAGGCTTTGAGGCAGCTGCCCCAATGGTGATCATCAAGGCACACCACACCTTGGAAAAACACGTGCTAACTAAATGGCAGCTGTACTGGAAAGACCAGCTTTCGGCCTGGTACGGCAACTGGCTGCACGAGGGCCAGCTGCTCGACCCGACCATGCGCAACATAGAGGCGTTCCTGGAGAGCACGCAGCAAAACGTAACGGGCAAAGTGTTTGTGCTGCTGGCGCCTTACCGCTTCCAGGTGGAGGGCATCGAGAGCAAGCACGACCTGATGAGCGACAAATTCGGAAGCTACGGAGAGATGAACCGTGCCTGGACTTCG